TAAAAGCATCGTTTactttggttttcacttctccAAGGCTCAGGAATGGAAAAGTTCTAGTTCTTGAATCTGGTACACTTTCTCCATCACTCCTTCAGCCACTGCAGTAGCTGAGGTGTGTAGTAGGTAATGATGACATCGGCACCTGTGTGGGGAAAGAAGCGGGCAGTGGGGCAGGGCATCAGCTTGGGAAATACCTTGTGGGAGGTGAGGGCTGGGGTGGTAAGAAGGCTACTATGAAGAGGCACAGCCCCAGGGTATCACCACCTAAGACCTGAGTCTAGTTCTGGTCAGTCCTAGCTCTAtacactgtgtgaccttggggaaggcattttctctttctgggcctcagtgtgcCCATGTATAAAGTTGCACAGTGGGGGAAATAGGCAAGCTGTGAGTTCCCCCACCACGCCGTGTGCCTAACCAACAAAACCAGCTCTCATTTCTGAAATGACATGCATATGCCAATTACATGcagcatctcatttaatccccttGATGACCATGCACCATCTGTCTTATCCCCAGTCTACAGACAAGGACACTGAAGTTagagaagtgacttgcccaagatctcaAAATCAAAAAGTAACTGAGGGCTCTGCATGGTTCATTGCTCACCTTCTGCCCCGCAGTTTCATGTCCCTTCCCCAGCCTGTCTGTTTAGATCATTGGCATTTCCAGACAGGTGACTCCAGGCTGTCCCCTAACTTTATTTCCCTATTTGGGCAAGGTGCCTATCAGTTCCCTGTGGCCCAGGTCAAAACCCCCCACTCCTGCATGCTCACCTGCTCTGCGGAAGGCAGTCATGACCTCTAGTACAGCAGCCTTGAGATCAAATGCCCCGGCCTGGGCCCCGTGCCACAGCATGGCGAACTCTCCAGAAACGTGGTACACAGCCAGGGGGAGCTCAGGGTGCTGTTGGGGAAGCAGTGGGGGACAGGCAGGGTGGTTGTGCCTCCGGGTGTCCCTTCCTCCCTGCCACGAGACCTGAGTCATTGCTGCTGGCAGCCTGGCCCACTCTTGAGTTGTTCAAAGGCTCCCCCGAGCCCTGGCACAAAGGCCCACAGTGTTTCCCTGGCAGGGATGGGATACGGGAGGTGGGGGAGCGTTCCAGTTCCTGGGCAGATTGCTTCCAACTCTGAGATTCCCTCGATCAAAGGTCCCAGAATCTGTGGATACACTCTCATCTCCCCAGCCCCAACTCTGGCCCTTCTTgcccagaaagagaaaatgccttccccaaggtcacactgtGTACAGAGCCAGGACTGACCTGATCTGGACTCAGTCTTAGGTGGCGACACCCTTGTTCTCACCTTGTTCTTTACCTCCCGTACGATGTCCAGGTAGGGCGTTCCTGGCTTCACCATGAGCAAGTCTGCTCCCTCCCGAACATCCCGGTCCTAAGAGATGAGGTATGGTGTGGGCAGTGCCTGGGAGGCGAGGCGACAGGGGGAGAGGCTGGGTGGGGCTCACTCACCACCGCGCGGAGGGCCAGACCTCGTGCTCCGGGTGGCAGCTGGTAGCAGCGGCGATCTCCAAAAGCCGGGCTCGACTGAGCCGCGTCCCTGGGAAGCAGAGACACCAGGTGGGCTCCAGCTTTGGGCTAGCAGGTCAGGGATTCAACAGCAGACCCTCACCCATTCCTACTCACCGGAAAGGTCCATAAAAACAAGAAGCGAATTTGGCACTATAGCTCATCACTGATACCTACAGGGAGATAACAGGGGTCTTGGCTCAGCCAGCCCTTTTCACGTGTCCCAGGGTGAAGTGACAAGGAGAGGAAGGACCCAGGTCCAAAGAAGAGCCTGTGTCCCAGGCCCATTGGAGCTCTGGGCCTTGCTCGTCCATGTGGGGAGCAGACACAGGGGCAGGTCTGGCCCAGGCTCTCTCAcctccccacacccctcccctACCCTGTTGCCGAATCCATGTGCCATCAGAGCTTCCTTGATGGCCTCCACGCGTCCGTCCATCATGTCCGACGGGGCCACCACCTGACATCCTGAAGGGCAGAGGGTGGCCTTCAGAACTCTGGGATCCTCCTCTATCCACCCTGCCGCCTCCCTGACCTGGGGGTGCTCATCCCTGCTGGGGGATTACTCACCCGCCTTGGCATAGGCCAGAGCCACCTCTGCCAGCCGCTGGCGGCTCTCCTCAGCTTGGAATGACCCATTCTCACTCAGAAGCCCTGCAGGACCAACAGCTGGGTTTGGGGGAACAGCTCGGGCCTCGGCACATCCCCACCTCAGCGGGATTGTGGGTGGCAACGGGGCTGGTGGGAGGCGGGAGCTCACCGCAGTGACCGTGGGAGGTATAGGGACACAGGCACACGTCACAGGCCACCAGGAGGCTGGGGAAATTCTTGCGCAACAGACGGATGGCCTCGATAGCTGGGGAGTCCTCGGAGTCGGCTGCGGAGCCCCGCTCATCCTAGCGGCAGGGGAAGGACAACGCGGTGTGTCTGTTATATGAAGCCTTAGGGAGGCACGGTGGCCGGCCGTCAGAGCAGACCAGCCCACTCCTTCATCACCACCACCGCCcctggaccaggaggcctggggaggaCTATTCCCACTTTGTACAGGAGACCTGACTTGCCCATTCAGAGCTGCAGCCCTGCTTAGCTTCCTGATGCCACATGGCTGCTGTTTCCAGGGCAGCGACTGTGTTCCTTCACTGGTGGCCCCAGGCCACTCATCAGACAGATGAACGCACCCATCAGACAGATGGGCAAGCTGAGGCCCCACGTAGCAGAGCCCGGGACCAGCACCAGGCTGGAGTGAGGGTGTGGTCATTGTGGAACCTCAGCTTATCCGCGCCCCCCCTCGACCCTTTCCTTTGACTCCTCCTCTGACTCATCACCTTGGGAACTCTGCTGGGGACACCAAAGATCAGGACACAGCACAGGCCCTCTTCCACCAGGGGTTTCAGCATCTCTTCCAGCCGGTTCACACCGTACCTTTGTGCAGAGGCTGAAGTGAGGCAGGGCCCAGGCAAGGGTCCCCCCACCCATCTGGTCTGTGCCTCTGTTAAGAGTCAAGTTGCAGATGGCATTAGGAGGGCTCAAGTTTCACAGTACAGGGTGGGGCAGGAATGCACCCATCAGACAGATGGGCAAACCGAGGCCCTAAGTGGCAGAGCTGTGGGATTCAGCTTGGAAGACTCCTTCAAGGTTTTGTTACTGAGCTCCCATCTGAACTTCAACTCTCCTCTGCTGTGATGCCTTTGGTGATAGGCACCAGACTGcctcttttgttgtggagcaactCTGCCCCCGAGAAAACCCTTCTGATGGGAAGTCAGCCTCTCCAGATCGTCTCCCTCCTGGGTCTGCATCAGCTTCCTGGCACCTCCACCTGTGAAATCACTCCCTCCATCATaaccctgccctccccaccccagttcCTACCTGGCCACTCCTGGGAGGCTGGCGATGGGCTGTTTGTCATCAGGAACATCCCTGCAAGAGCCGGGGATGGGCTATGGATTGGTAGCTGTGGGAAGGGCCAGCAGTGAGGGGGTGAGTGGGAGGGATGGTTGGGAAGCTGGGAAGGGATATGGAAGtggaggtggtgggaggaggaTGGGATCCAGTGTCTGGTTCCCCTGCCTGGCCAAGCCCAGGGCCTGAAATAATAACAGGAACAACAAGAATAAAGTGACAACAAGCAACTGTGCTAGAAGAACAGTACTCACAGGAAGGAATCAAGTGGGCAAGAACGTGGACTCTGAGTCAGAGGTCCTTGGTTGCTAGCCCGGTCACTTACTGCCTGGGTGACCTTGACCACAGGATATTCTCTTTGATCCGTATTGTGGGtcgattcattcactcattcaacaagtgtatgtatttatattagGGATGCAttgtgcagcttgtgggctcttagttctccaaccgggtgatgaacctgggccctcggcagtgaaagcatggagtcctaactgttggacctccagggaattccccattcaacaaatatttattgagtgcttatcaTGTGTCAGGTACTGTTCTTGGGGCTGGTGATCCAACAGTGaacaaaagagacagaaattCCTGCCCTTGTGGAGATGACATTCTAAGGGATCATATCCGTATTTTTCTCATCTGAATACTGTCAGGGTACAATGAGGTAATATCTATAGGTGCTTAGCAATAGGTGCTTAGCACAGTAGTACCCGGAGTACACTAAGCCCTCAATAAGAGTCAGGTGCTATCATGAATGATGATGACCACCACCTTTTACATGTACAACCTACAGAAGATCTCAACTTCTGTCTTATGGCACAAACTCAGGGTGACAGGCaagggttatttttattttccaacaaGAAGGACTGTATTCTTttcaaggtttgttttttttcaaagatGGTTGTCCTAAACCCATAGGCCACTTCCAATACCTTGAGCTCCAAGCTGACAGTTCACTTTACCCCTTACAACACAGACACCTGttctgttcacacacacacacccctcaaccCACCCCCTGTGGATCAAAGACCTGGCTCATTGGGGGACTCACGTGACAAAGATGGGGTAGATAAGGTTGGAGGCGCTGAGGCTGGTGGCGGCTGTCTGCCAGTTGCGGAGCAGTGGGTGGAAGTAGCCGCTGTGCAGAACTGACTGAGGATGCATGGTGGGCACGGGGGGCACAGGAGAGTCAGCTGGTTGGAATTGAGGTCTCCCAGGGGGTCTGCCGTGTGCTCAGCTCTGGGGACAATGGGAGGCACATGAGACATGGTCCTTGGTACCAGGAGGTGGTCACATTCCCCCAGGCTCTGACCCAGTGCTACTGGGGTTCATCAGTCCCTGCCAGTCTGCATCACGGTAAGGAGACACAAGATAGTGGGCCTTCAGAAACTTCCAGAGCAAGCTGAATCTAATAAAGTCtggatttgaaaaaataaataaataaagtctggaTTTGTATTTTACACcgtctctctttaaaaaaaacatgtctctaataatttattttcattgtactTTATCAAAGAATCAGTCTGGGGTGGACTGGACATGAATTTCCGAGAATCCTTGATGCAGCCACCACTTCAGCTCTGTCTATTCCATGAATGACATCCGTGGGCGTGGCAGCAATTTCAGAAAAGTACAgataagcagaaagagaaaaatgttctgTAATTCTGCCTCTAGAGAAAAGCACTGCTAACCCTTTGGCCCATGGACTTCTTATCATGTAGGATACATGTGAACTGGATTAAATGGCAGTGTccgacagacagacagacaccccTGGGAGTGGCCACGGGTGTCCTTTCCAGCCAGAGAGCCTCATGTTGCTCCCCAAGCACCTGCCACACTTGGCCACCTTCTGGTTCATCTTCTTTCCCTAGGAGGCTGTGCTCCTCTTTCCacaactcccccacccccaaatccgACCAGGCTCTCCACGAGACAGTCCCTCCTTCCCTGTCCCTCTGTGCCGTCTCCTCTCGCCCAGATCCGTCTCTCTTACGTAACAGCTCTCTGTGGACCTACCTTATCTCGTCCCTGTAGGCAGAGCTTCTGCAGGGCAGGGTCCACGCTTAGTTCATTTTTGCCTCCCCACGGCACTCTGCCGCGCAGTAAACATTTAATTGCATGAAGTACAAAGACAACATGCGCTCAATGCCAAATAAGGGGTGTAAGACCAAACAATAAAAGAGGTGTAAGACAAAAGAAAGCTGCGGCATTAAGATGcgtttcttgagcacctactatgtgccaggccacAGTGGGCACTCGCACACGTGGTTTCTCATCCAGCTGGCACTGCTGTAGTGGGAGGTTGGGCAGACTGAGTGCATCTCGGAGAGGCCGAGCCCACTGTGAATGAGCCAGGACTTTCCCAATGTGAGTCAGGAGGTCAGAAGCTTGTTGGAAGAAGATAGGACTCGCAGTTGGTTTTGCAGGATGAGTGGGTTCAGCTTGGTAGAGGGAAATGGGAGAACGTTCCCTCcggaagggaaggaaggggccggggtggggaaggaggacgGGGTGTGGATGGCTGGGAGGACTGAAGAGGCAATTGAGGATGTGTGTTTGGAGGAGAGGAgctaggggtgggtggggggtggccaGGATGAGGTCCGGGAAGATTtctgagctggggtgggggaggggcttggTCAGAGCCTGGCTTCAGGGATCATTCTTGCAGCCTTAGTGGAGCCCAGCCAACTAGGAGTAGATGAGGACAGAGGCTGTGGGGCTAaaggggtgggcaggaggggccGTCCTAAGGCGGCCAAGAGGCAGTCTCTTGGGGCGGATGCTCTAGCTCTAGCTTGCTTGACCTGGAGGACAGCAGAGCCAGTGACAGGCAGGAAGAGGGCGGTGGGGAGCCGAGCTTGCAGAGAGAGGAGGTGGAGAGCTGTGTTTTAGACACTTCCTTTTGGAAGTGCCTAACAGCCAGCTGGGGGGAAAACAAAGAGCCACTAATCTCTCCTTGTATGAATGGGACCTAggggcccagagaggggcagggacTTACCCAAAGCTGCACAGTCTCCAGGCCGGTTGTGGGAGGGTGGTCCTTAAGTACACTGATGATaccttcccctccctctgccccccagTTCTCCCAGGCCCCCTTGGCTTCTTCCCAGCTAGCTCTGGGGCCAGCTTTGTCTGATCCTCCTCCTTGGTGGGGTTGGGGTTATCGGGAGCCACACAGGTTCCACTTCACCGCCACACCCCTGGGGCCAGCCACATCATCTGACCCAGggcaagccaggcctccccaaAGATGGCCCAACCCCCATATGAGCGATCGTTCAGAAGATACAAAGTCCTGAGCACCGATTCTGTGCAAGATTTGCTCTCAGGTCTGCCAAGGATTAGCCCAGCTCAGACAGGTTAAGTCTCTTGCTCAAGACCACACAGCTAGTTAGTGACTGAGCCAGAATGTGAGTGAGTTTGTTGCAGACAATGACTACAGGGTGTAGCCTACTATACCCCATACTACTGATAAACACTTGATTCAGCAGAAGTCTCTCTGCCTATACTATCTCTGCCTTGAGGCTGGAGAGGTGCAGGATATCAGAGGAAAAAATACTGAGGGTGTGTCATGTACTGGGCATTGCACTAGGTAcactacacacatatattatctcatgtaATTGCAGAAAATTGTCCTAATTTTTAGTGCTAAGAAgacggaggctcagagagatcAAGTGACTTGCTCAACGTCATTCACATCACATTCTGAAGCTAGATTCTAACTTACTTTccagagaacaacaacaacaatggcagcTGGCCCCAGGCTTCTGGAATTCAAAACTGCATTCCACTGGTCTCAAATCTGCATCTACTTTAGAAGGCTGCTGAAGGAACAAATGCCTTCAGAAGCAACAGGGCAGGCTGCCTAGGGCCCTGCAGTCCCAATTTACCAGAGAAGACTGGGGGTTTTAGGGGTGGGGGGCAAGGGAGGAGGGTGAGAGTGGTAAGGGGCAGGCTTTACTAGGGCAGTTTCActtttatctgcttttttttttttaattttaggtttcAGAGAAAGTTGAGAAATGGGTATTAGTGCTGAAAACATTAAAAGAGTTGAAATCACCAATCCTGTTTAATCTCTCACATTCTGCTGTGGAAGCAGGGTGCAGAAAGCGACAGGAGTTGTTTGACAGCCACGGCAAGTCATGTACCGCTCTGAGCTTGACCTGGCTTCCACTCAAGTGCCCTGTTACCTGCCCCACACACAGTCATCCTGTTACATACGagcttaataaacatttgtgcAGCAGAACACCACCCCCTGAGTATCAGAGCCAAATCCAGATGGAAGTTTTGGTTTCCCCAAAGACCCTCAAAGACTGGAAGATTTGTCACAAACTTGGGAGAGGCCCTTCTCCTAAATTAAGGGAGCCTGTAAGCCACAGCTCAAATCCTGTGACACCACACCAGAGACAAGGGCAAGTCACCATGGGATTCAGAACACATTAGCTTAACTGGCAGGCTGTAGCAGGCAGTGCAGAAAGAACAACGTTTCAGGGTCAAACAGTCCCAGGTCTTGTCTGTGTGTCACTCTGGGCAAGGTTGCAGAATCTTCACTTCATAATCTATGAAATGAGAACGATACTATCTAACTTACAAAGCTGCAGAGAAGATCAGAGATAGTGAAGAGGTACATGCCTGGCACAAGGAGCCACACGTATACATGTAGCTGCTGCTACTTTTACTATCATCAGGAGCAGAAGTGAGCTGACTAGACCTCCAGGAGGGTCCTCACAGCTGTGCCCTCTGCACCCAGAAGGGAGAACATTCCCTCAAACCTGGATGGCCCACAGGGTCTTCCAGGATATCTGAAGTGGGGGGTTCCTGCCTTCCAGCAGTTTATATGGTAGAGGAGAAACCATCACCATACTGATACTTCAGTAGAGGGTTGTGAGAGGGACCTGTCTCTCTGGGAATCAAGGATGGATGGCTTCATGGAAGAGGGGACACTGAGGCATAAGTAAATTTCAGACTGATTGTGAAAATGTCTCCTTCCTTGGAAGGTAACCTCTCCCACCCGAGAGTAACCTAAGTTGGGCCCTAGAGAACCACCACCAGGAGGAGCTGAGAAGAGCTGCTGGGTCTGATGCCCCCGTGTTGTGTTCCTCTGAGGATTCCAGAGGCTACGGTCTTAGCACGAAGGGTTGCAAGCTGCTGCCAGGGAAGGCTGGCTCTGCCACTAGCAGGGGGAGGAGACAGTCAGGAGAGCCAGCTAGGTAaaaggtgctcagggctgagaAATCCAAAGCCCCAGAAGGGCCCAGTTGGTAGGCAGTTCTGAAAAGGATCCGCCTGGCTGCCTGTTTATTCAACCTGCATTTCCTGAATATCTATTCCGGCCTGCCCCAGGACTTGGAATGGGGTTTAAAGAGAAGGAGACCCAGGCCTTGACTTGACTTTGAAGAGCCCAGTCTCATCTGGGCTTAGCTATTTGGAGCTA
This is a stretch of genomic DNA from Bos javanicus breed banteng chromosome 8, ARS-OSU_banteng_1.0, whole genome shotgun sequence. It encodes these proteins:
- the ALAD gene encoding delta-aminolevulinic acid dehydratase isoform X1, with the translated sequence MHPQSVLHSGYFHPLLRNWQTAATSLSASNLIYPIFVTDVPDDKQPIASLPGVARYGVNRLEEMLKPLVEEGLCCVLIFGVPSRVPKDERGSAADSEDSPAIEAIRLLRKNFPSLLVACDVCLCPYTSHGHCGLLSENGSFQAEESRQRLAEVALAYAKAGCQVVAPSDMMDGRVEAIKEALMAHGFGNRVSVMSYSAKFASCFYGPFRDAAQSSPAFGDRRCYQLPPGARGLALRAVDRDVREGADLLMVKPGTPYLDIVREVKNKHPELPLAVYHVSGEFAMLWHGAQAGAFDLKAAVLEVMTAFRRAGADVIITYYTPQLLQWLKE
- the ALAD gene encoding delta-aminolevulinic acid dehydratase isoform X2, yielding MHPQSVLHSGYFHPLLRNWQTAATSLSASNLIYPIFVTDVPDDKQPIASLPGVARYGVNRLEEMLKPLVEEGLCCVLIFGVPSRVPKDERGSAADSEDSPAIEAIRLLRKNFPSLLVACDVCLCPYTSHGHCGLLSENGSFQAEESRQRLAEVALAYAKAGCQVVAPSDMMDGRVEAIKEALMAHGFGNRVSVMSYSAKFASCFYGPFRDAAQSSPAFGDRRCYQLPPGARGLALRAVDRDVREGADLLMVKPGTPYLDIVREVKNKVPMSSLPTTHLSYCSG